The following are encoded together in the Hoplias malabaricus isolate fHopMal1 chromosome 3, fHopMal1.hap1, whole genome shotgun sequence genome:
- the rps10 gene encoding 40S ribosomal protein S10 isoform X1, with translation MCSVSGPVGGDTDRGRRSTISSQRVTAPVLSLSGLPASVKMLMPKKNRIAIYELLFKEGVMVAKKDVHLAKHPELADKNVPNLHVMKAMQSLKSCGYVKEQFAWRHFYWYLTNEGIQYLRDFLHLPPEIVPATLRRQTRPETARPRPKGLEGERPARLARGEGDRDAYRRSAAQPGADKKAEAGAGAATEFQFRGGFGRGRGQQPQ, from the exons ATGTGTTCTGTCTCCGGTCCTGTTGGGGGCGATACTGACCGAGGGCGCCGCAGCACTATCAGTTCTCAGCGCGTCACTGCCCCGGTCCTTTCCCTCTCCGGTCTCCCAGCGAGTGTAAAG ATGTTGATGCCCAAGAAGAATCGCATTGCCATCTATGAGCTCCTCTTTAAGGAGGGTGTCATGGTGGCCAAAAAAGATGTCCACCTGGCAAAGCACCCGGAGCTTGCTGACAAGAATGTGCCCAACCTTCATGTGATGAAGGCCATGCAG TCTCTGAAGTCCTGTGGGTACGTCAAAGAGCAGTTTGCCTGGCGCCACTTCTACTGGTACCTGACAAATGAGGGCATCCAGTACCTGAGGGACTTCCTGCACCTGCCACCTGAGATCGTGCCTGCAACCCTCCGCCGTCAGACCCGCCCCGAGACAGCCAGACCTCGCCCCAAAG GTctggagggagagagaccaGCTCGTCTGGCCCGTGGAGAGGGCGACAGGGATGCGTACAGGCGATCTGCAGCTCAGC CTGGAGCAGACAAGAAGGCTGAAGCAGGTGCAGGAGCTGCCACAGAATTCCAGTTT AGAGGTGGTTTTGGGCGTGGCCGAGGACAGCAGCCACAGTGA
- the rps10 gene encoding 40S ribosomal protein S10 isoform X2 produces the protein MLMPKKNRIAIYELLFKEGVMVAKKDVHLAKHPELADKNVPNLHVMKAMQSLKSCGYVKEQFAWRHFYWYLTNEGIQYLRDFLHLPPEIVPATLRRQTRPETARPRPKGLEGERPARLARGEGDRDAYRRSAAQPGADKKAEAGAGAATEFQFRGGFGRGRGQQPQ, from the exons ATGTTGATGCCCAAGAAGAATCGCATTGCCATCTATGAGCTCCTCTTTAAGGAGGGTGTCATGGTGGCCAAAAAAGATGTCCACCTGGCAAAGCACCCGGAGCTTGCTGACAAGAATGTGCCCAACCTTCATGTGATGAAGGCCATGCAG TCTCTGAAGTCCTGTGGGTACGTCAAAGAGCAGTTTGCCTGGCGCCACTTCTACTGGTACCTGACAAATGAGGGCATCCAGTACCTGAGGGACTTCCTGCACCTGCCACCTGAGATCGTGCCTGCAACCCTCCGCCGTCAGACCCGCCCCGAGACAGCCAGACCTCGCCCCAAAG GTctggagggagagagaccaGCTCGTCTGGCCCGTGGAGAGGGCGACAGGGATGCGTACAGGCGATCTGCAGCTCAGC CTGGAGCAGACAAGAAGGCTGAAGCAGGTGCAGGAGCTGCCACAGAATTCCAGTTT AGAGGTGGTTTTGGGCGTGGCCGAGGACAGCAGCCACAGTGA